Proteins encoded within one genomic window of Brachybacterium avium:
- a CDS encoding fibronectin type III domain-containing protein, with amino-acid sequence MLYSATDGQLKSSATATIKVASNAPLRSPVARDDFVEAEVILDPETLFVDVDVLANDSDPDGSTNDLEVAIDGTYEDVELRGEDGTVRVVPQEEQQRIRYIITDVDGLESAGYIWVPGTAKQAPVWVGPPLEVQAGSEGTIDLADPNNVRVRPGAESVQITDPGRVTAVHSDGSQLVEDESTLVYRPADGFSGKDTITAEVTDGAVGDPSAATASLAIPVEVAPEETNLPPTFQGARLEVEQGGPSSTLDLSAGAEDPEDDTLDYALGEYEANPEITLALDGASLTASATSKAAKGTVVEVPVTVTDGTNPAVSASVELTVAGSQRPEISTALDEEEIDAGRSKTIDVLANDSNPFPGGERTLTGASIVSGDGDIAVEGNQVTITPDPSYHGILTAQYGVLDDTGDPEREVSGEIRVTVRGLPEAPSAPRIGEVGDGFVELTFNAGADNGAPITGYTVSTASGPAVTQDCASTSCTITGLSNDTEYTFQVIATNDVGTSDPSVASAVARPDVRPEKPAAPSVQRGDEQLTVGWTPPVNRGSAIQTYEVQLQNTSTQEITAQEISGGTTQTVFPGLVNGVDYRFRVRASNLAEEPSDWSEWSRPEHPAGKPTAPAGNPSAERVNDPRGGGVEVTWPEMTTAEANGEPITDYIVTASSGKSLTVDASKTSTTFLGLDPDTAYTFTYTGVNSVGRGADASGASNKVTPWAKPFAPTGVKATMPSEGKGDGPNGRATVHWNAADGNGTTVTKYVVRWNGGSKTVDASKTSLALSGLRNGTSYRFTVEARNGFAKDGGVSPRSDESTAVTPYTTPDRPTISSTSSKCSGANSCPVSFTFTAHDDGGGAGRTIHYRVGGGDYQTTTNGKITVDKQIKAGTTIEAEAYVSIDEGLKSPTAAKSQKAQSWQKTPKFSKVNWGSFVPPGTEGCSNNNCKWFRISLQNMTPGETYRVAFSNEGETRYKTIKMTANSNGTATSAAGSNFYGYVRGGEPDWPMTVEVEVNGRWVKVADGIYRPY; translated from the coding sequence GTGCTGTACTCGGCCACCGATGGCCAGCTGAAGAGTTCTGCGACCGCCACGATCAAGGTGGCCAGCAATGCGCCGCTGCGTTCCCCGGTGGCGCGGGACGACTTCGTCGAGGCCGAGGTGATCCTGGATCCCGAGACGCTGTTCGTCGACGTCGATGTGCTGGCCAATGATTCGGATCCCGATGGCAGCACGAACGATCTCGAGGTCGCGATCGACGGCACCTATGAGGATGTCGAACTGCGCGGCGAGGACGGCACGGTCCGGGTCGTCCCGCAGGAGGAGCAGCAGCGGATCCGCTACATCATCACCGACGTCGACGGACTGGAATCGGCCGGATACATCTGGGTACCCGGCACCGCCAAGCAGGCACCGGTGTGGGTGGGGCCGCCGCTAGAGGTGCAGGCCGGCTCCGAGGGCACCATCGATCTCGCAGACCCCAACAACGTGCGGGTCCGGCCCGGAGCGGAATCCGTGCAGATCACCGACCCCGGCCGGGTGACTGCTGTGCACAGTGACGGCAGCCAGCTGGTCGAGGACGAGTCCACCCTGGTCTATCGCCCGGCCGACGGCTTCTCCGGCAAGGACACGATCACGGCCGAGGTCACCGACGGTGCTGTGGGCGACCCCTCCGCAGCGACGGCGAGTCTGGCGATCCCGGTGGAGGTCGCGCCGGAGGAGACGAACCTTCCCCCGACGTTCCAAGGAGCGCGGCTCGAGGTCGAGCAGGGCGGCCCCAGCTCAACCCTGGATCTCTCGGCCGGCGCTGAGGATCCGGAGGACGACACCTTGGACTACGCCCTGGGCGAGTACGAGGCCAATCCCGAGATCACCCTCGCCCTGGACGGCGCATCCCTGACCGCGTCAGCGACGTCCAAGGCGGCCAAGGGCACCGTCGTCGAGGTGCCGGTCACCGTCACAGACGGCACCAATCCTGCCGTGTCGGCCTCCGTGGAGCTCACGGTGGCCGGTTCGCAGCGGCCGGAGATCTCCACAGCGCTGGATGAGGAGGAGATCGATGCCGGGCGCAGCAAGACGATCGATGTGCTCGCGAACGACTCCAACCCCTTCCCCGGCGGGGAGCGGACCCTGACCGGTGCGTCGATCGTCTCCGGGGATGGCGATATCGCGGTGGAAGGGAACCAGGTCACGATCACTCCGGACCCGTCGTACCACGGGATCCTGACGGCCCAGTACGGGGTGCTGGATGATACGGGGGATCCGGAGCGGGAGGTGTCCGGGGAGATCCGTGTGACGGTGCGCGGTCTCCCGGAGGCCCCATCGGCGCCTCGCATCGGGGAGGTCGGTGACGGATTCGTCGAGCTGACCTTCAACGCCGGAGCGGACAACGGTGCCCCGATCACCGGTTACACGGTCTCCACCGCGAGCGGACCCGCAGTGACGCAGGATTGCGCGTCGACCTCCTGCACGATCACCGGCCTGTCCAATGACACCGAGTACACCTTCCAGGTGATCGCGACCAACGATGTCGGCACCTCGGACCCCTCGGTGGCCTCGGCCGTGGCGCGCCCGGACGTGCGGCCCGAGAAGCCCGCGGCTCCTTCGGTGCAGCGCGGTGACGAGCAGCTGACGGTGGGGTGGACCCCTCCGGTCAATCGTGGCTCTGCGATCCAGACCTACGAGGTGCAGCTGCAGAACACCTCGACCCAGGAGATCACCGCCCAGGAGATCTCCGGCGGAACCACCCAGACCGTCTTCCCCGGTCTCGTCAACGGGGTGGACTATCGGTTCCGAGTCCGAGCCAGCAACCTGGCCGAGGAGCCCTCCGACTGGTCGGAGTGGTCACGGCCCGAACATCCCGCAGGGAAGCCGACGGCGCCGGCGGGGAACCCGAGCGCCGAACGCGTGAACGATCCGCGCGGCGGCGGTGTCGAGGTGACATGGCCGGAGATGACGACGGCGGAGGCCAACGGTGAGCCGATCACGGACTACATCGTCACCGCCTCCTCGGGGAAGTCGCTGACCGTCGATGCGTCGAAGACCTCCACCACGTTCCTCGGACTCGACCCGGATACCGCGTACACCTTCACCTACACCGGCGTGAACTCCGTCGGCCGTGGGGCCGACGCCTCGGGGGCCTCCAACAAAGTCACGCCGTGGGCGAAGCCCTTCGCCCCCACCGGGGTCAAGGCCACAATGCCCAGTGAAGGCAAGGGGGATGGACCGAACGGACGGGCCACCGTCCACTGGAATGCTGCCGACGGCAACGGCACTACCGTCACCAAGTACGTGGTGCGCTGGAACGGCGGGTCGAAGACGGTCGATGCGTCCAAGACCAGCCTCGCCCTCTCCGGCCTGCGGAACGGGACCAGCTACCGGTTCACCGTCGAGGCCCGCAACGGCTTCGCGAAGGACGGCGGCGTGAGCCCGCGGTCCGATGAGTCCACTGCGGTGACGCCGTACACCACTCCGGATCGTCCAACTATAAGTTCGACCAGCAGCAAGTGCAGCGGCGCGAACTCGTGCCCGGTGTCATTCACGTTCACCGCACACGACGACGGCGGCGGGGCCGGCCGGACGATCCACTATCGCGTCGGCGGCGGTGACTACCAGACCACGACCAACGGCAAGATCACGGTGGACAAGCAGATCAAGGCCGGCACCACGATCGAGGCGGAGGCCTACGTCTCTATCGACGAAGGGCTGAAGAGCCCCACCGCCGCGAAGTCCCAGAAGGCGCAGTCCTGGCAGAAGACCCCGAAGTTCAGCAAGGTCAACTGGGGGTCCTTCGTTCCGCCGGGCACGGAGGGATGTTCGAACAACAACTGCAAGTGGTTCCGCATCTCGCTGCAGAACATGACTCCCGGCGAGACCTACCGGGTCGCGTTCTCCAACGAAGGAGAGACCCGGTACAAGACCATCAAGATGACGGCGAACAGCAACGGCACGGCGACCTCGGCTGCGGGCTCGAACTTCTACGGGTACGTCCGTGGCGGGGAACCCGACTGGCCGATGACCGTCGAAGTCGAGGTGAACGGCAGATGGGTGAAGGTGGCGGACGGCATCTACAGGCCGTATTGA
- a CDS encoding transglutaminase-like domain-containing protein: MSGPTRAPAKRAPSYFSTVPHGRRAVDLAVLGALFILAVLGFHHVYGGVQYLLTGIMALVFGTLIALIGARWRWGPLRITPLVLLVYLLFGPMFAAPTRAIWGIVPSPGALWELLRAPVTSWKSVLTVAPPVGVAQGVLAVVWISALLLSLLGMSVVLRSRRYALAWLFPLALFAVSIVFGTNQAFSPVLRGVLYAILSVAWLTWRFEGARLSSAHSTIISDSVRPGSWQNPVLRRRVIGGALIMALAGSGAVAAHSLLDPPAGTIRYAARDHISPPFDPREYVSPLSEFRGYLKDQRNAELFQVSGMRSGEHIRLATMDQWDLQVYNVASSTSKSSPSGTFLRTASGVDLHEGSGAEQVSTVTIGDYTGVWMPTVGTRTNRIDLEDMSTDRSSVTSENLYLNQQSQTLVNSRGVQAGDTYELSYEPYAELTAEQQRTARFADIPLPDNAPVDSFVQYAEEWSGNSDSDYDQFRNLASAVKSDAYYSHGLEGDTASMSGHGASRLLAMMEEVGFDKETPDAQPLGMIGDEEQYAALLAVLARSIDIPARVVMGFEVPKGQEGTVTITGDDVTAWVEVAFDGIGWVRFDAAPDEDEDPTQPEPKEVEKPLPQVAQPPPPPAEPPSPPPGAMSQDSDKDDEELPEPTSWVVYVGVGLIPVLMLLLAALAVILAKGRRRGRRRTQGPLATRIDGGWQEVLDLLADMGRSPDPLLTRAELAARLDSDLPAMGAMSLASRADRAVFGPDDLPEAAAEEYWGQVMAARRTMSAAVPWHKRILATLSLRSFRRRSADRRSAKKRIRARTRARDKAVRRSETMRRRRSSLHGTAKRRTSSKKGRA, translated from the coding sequence ATGAGCGGCCCCACCAGAGCGCCGGCGAAGCGTGCGCCGAGCTACTTCTCCACCGTCCCTCACGGCCGCCGCGCCGTGGATCTGGCAGTGCTCGGTGCGCTGTTCATCCTCGCGGTTCTGGGCTTCCACCATGTCTACGGCGGGGTCCAGTACCTGCTGACCGGGATCATGGCGCTGGTGTTCGGCACCCTGATCGCCCTGATCGGCGCCCGGTGGCGCTGGGGACCGCTGCGGATCACCCCGCTGGTGCTGCTGGTGTACCTCCTGTTCGGGCCGATGTTCGCGGCCCCGACACGCGCGATCTGGGGGATCGTCCCCAGTCCCGGCGCGCTGTGGGAGCTGCTCAGGGCACCTGTGACGAGCTGGAAATCGGTCCTGACCGTGGCCCCGCCGGTGGGCGTCGCCCAGGGCGTGCTGGCGGTGGTGTGGATCAGTGCCCTGCTGCTCTCGCTGCTGGGGATGAGCGTCGTGCTGCGCAGCCGCCGCTATGCGCTCGCCTGGCTGTTCCCCCTGGCGCTCTTCGCGGTCTCGATCGTCTTCGGTACCAATCAGGCCTTCTCCCCGGTGCTGCGCGGCGTGCTCTACGCCATCCTCTCCGTAGCATGGTTGACCTGGCGGTTCGAGGGAGCTCGCCTCTCCAGCGCGCACTCGACGATCATCTCCGACTCCGTGCGCCCCGGCTCCTGGCAGAACCCGGTGCTGCGTCGGCGCGTGATCGGGGGAGCCCTGATCATGGCCCTGGCCGGCAGCGGCGCAGTCGCCGCGCACTCTCTGCTCGACCCGCCGGCCGGGACGATCCGCTACGCGGCACGGGATCACATCTCTCCGCCCTTCGATCCGCGGGAGTACGTCTCCCCGCTCTCGGAGTTCCGTGGCTATCTGAAGGACCAGCGGAATGCGGAGCTGTTCCAGGTCTCCGGGATGCGCAGCGGGGAGCACATCCGCCTGGCCACGATGGACCAGTGGGACCTGCAGGTCTACAACGTCGCCAGCAGCACGTCGAAGAGCAGTCCCTCCGGCACCTTCCTCCGCACCGCTTCGGGGGTCGACCTGCACGAGGGCAGCGGGGCCGAGCAGGTCTCGACGGTGACCATCGGCGACTACACCGGGGTGTGGATGCCCACGGTCGGCACCCGCACCAATCGCATCGATCTCGAGGACATGTCGACGGACCGCTCGAGCGTCACCTCCGAGAACCTCTACCTCAACCAGCAGTCGCAGACCCTCGTCAACTCCCGGGGAGTGCAGGCGGGGGACACCTATGAGCTCTCCTACGAGCCCTACGCCGAGCTCACGGCAGAGCAGCAGCGTACGGCGAGGTTCGCCGACATCCCGCTGCCGGACAACGCCCCGGTGGACAGCTTCGTGCAGTACGCCGAGGAGTGGTCGGGGAACTCGGACTCCGACTACGACCAGTTCCGGAACCTCGCCAGCGCCGTCAAGTCCGACGCCTACTACTCGCACGGGCTCGAAGGCGACACCGCCTCGATGTCCGGTCATGGCGCCAGTCGCCTGCTGGCGATGATGGAAGAGGTCGGCTTCGACAAGGAGACCCCGGACGCCCAGCCGCTGGGAATGATCGGCGACGAGGAGCAGTACGCCGCTCTGCTCGCGGTCCTGGCCCGCTCGATCGACATCCCTGCCCGGGTGGTGATGGGCTTCGAGGTGCCCAAGGGGCAGGAGGGGACCGTCACGATCACCGGCGATGACGTCACCGCCTGGGTCGAGGTGGCCTTCGACGGCATCGGGTGGGTGCGCTTCGATGCGGCCCCCGACGAGGACGAGGATCCGACCCAGCCCGAGCCCAAGGAGGTGGAGAAGCCGCTTCCACAGGTCGCCCAGCCGCCGCCTCCGCCTGCCGAGCCGCCGAGCCCGCCGCCCGGCGCGATGAGCCAGGATTCCGACAAGGACGATGAGGAGCTGCCTGAGCCGACCTCATGGGTGGTCTACGTCGGGGTCGGGCTCATCCCTGTCCTGATGCTCCTGCTCGCGGCGCTCGCCGTGATCCTCGCCAAGGGGAGGCGCCGTGGCCGGCGTCGCACCCAGGGCCCGCTGGCGACCCGGATCGATGGCGGATGGCAGGAGGTCCTGGATCTGCTGGCCGATATGGGGCGCAGCCCCGATCCGTTGCTGACCAGGGCAGAGCTGGCGGCCCGATTGGACTCCGACCTCCCGGCGATGGGAGCGATGAGCCTGGCGAGCCGCGCCGATCGTGCCGTGTTCGGACCAGATGATCTGCCCGAGGCCGCGGCCGAGGAGTACTGGGGACAGGTCATGGCGGCGCGGCGTACCATGTCGGCTGCGGTGCCGTGGCACAAGCGGATCCTCGCGACCCTGTCTCTGCGCTCCTTCCGCCGACGGTCCGCTGATCGTCGCAGCGCGAAGAAGCGGATCAGGGCCCGGACCCGGGCACGCGACAAGGCCGTGCGGCGCTCCGAGACGATGCGTCGTCGACGCTCCTCGCTGCACGGCACTGCGAAGAGACGGACGTCATCGAAGAAGGGTCGTGCCTGA
- a CDS encoding Ig-like domain-containing protein — protein sequence MSDTAGRMRHRGRRLTIVSSAVLAVVALVLTGFALRYPGLSSSEVEVSNGGVWVTNEQLGLLGRLNVDAGELDARLSATGQDLDIIQSGYTVLETGPRGFTPINTASVTRNGLVELPTGTTVKIGGDRIAIAAPDGRVWIVSPDEAAAFSASAVDPVIEAGNGQRPLAVSDSGTVFILDGTNLLSYPREGNTRDTTAEDPIEVPGLSQAAESVQLSAVGDQPVILDRENQLLRIGDGMDEYSLADYGVSSLDQAQLQQSGPAADTFVVSTVDALFVIPFDGGKAEKISARGTGTDVAKPAQVQGCAYGAWGGSKRYVRACEGQEAVAETIPEAESSADLVLRVNQDLVVLNDQKFGLSWEIMDSMQLVDNWVISQDIQTSTSQEKEKETLTTTITNIAAERDEENRKPTANDDTFGVRPGKSIVLPVTKNDTDPDGDILTATVQGDQPSIGTVTPIRGGTQLQIEVAEDATGTATFTYQADDGRGGKDTAVVTLEVRAEGENSPPEPGQETITKVQVRSGEEISFNILPYWEDPDGDAFYLANATVPPEDLVTFRPDGLITFNDAGLAPGTKQVQLTFRDENGDTGEGVVEIESVTETDLAPITTADHASFVAGRSSTIKPLVNDLNPNGGSLELLSVSDAEGLDVEPSLEAGTIEVTGREPGTYYLEYTVAGSGASTASLGLVRVDIEEPTTDDLKPVAVDDMGTVTTGSDTLLDPLENDVDPTGGVLVVNSIELPADSGLKATVVNHHLVRVEATPGATVSEEPVPVTYEVANSTGTATGTIRVMVASTDTQFANPEAVPDRAVVRAGDMVNIDVIANDISPTDSELHLGTEMDTSRADDLGHAEPNQDQIRFRADDDASGEAVVQYQVVDETGRTGSALAYITIVPRDVENTAPQPKNLTARTVAGTPVRIPVTTTGIDPDGDSVMLTGITSPMPELGEIVSANGEWIEYLPYEDSRGTDQFRYQVMDRFGAIGTAEVLVGVAAPNDVNQAPYAVDDIVEVRPDREVQIPVLDNDTDPEGDRLAVVRDDVEAMTEIEEIPRRRARTTGT from the coding sequence ATGTCCGACACCGCTGGACGGATGCGGCACAGGGGGAGACGACTGACGATCGTCTCCTCTGCCGTGCTGGCGGTGGTGGCGTTGGTGCTGACCGGATTCGCGCTGCGCTACCCGGGACTGTCGTCCTCCGAGGTGGAGGTCTCCAACGGCGGCGTGTGGGTCACCAACGAGCAGCTCGGGCTGCTCGGCCGACTGAACGTCGATGCCGGTGAACTCGACGCGCGGCTGTCCGCGACCGGCCAGGACCTGGACATCATCCAGTCCGGCTACACGGTGCTCGAGACCGGGCCCCGGGGCTTCACCCCGATCAACACCGCTTCCGTCACTCGCAACGGTCTGGTCGAACTGCCCACGGGCACGACCGTCAAGATCGGCGGAGACCGCATCGCGATCGCCGCTCCCGACGGCCGCGTCTGGATCGTGTCCCCCGACGAGGCAGCAGCCTTCAGCGCGAGCGCCGTGGACCCCGTGATCGAGGCGGGCAACGGCCAGCGCCCGCTCGCCGTCTCCGATTCCGGGACCGTCTTCATCCTGGACGGCACGAATCTTCTGAGCTACCCCCGAGAGGGGAACACCCGAGACACCACGGCGGAGGATCCGATCGAGGTCCCGGGCCTCTCCCAAGCAGCGGAGTCCGTCCAGCTCTCCGCCGTCGGCGACCAGCCGGTGATCCTGGACCGCGAGAACCAGCTGCTGCGGATCGGCGACGGCATGGACGAGTACAGCCTGGCCGACTACGGGGTCTCATCCCTGGACCAGGCACAGCTGCAGCAGTCCGGTCCCGCTGCGGATACCTTCGTCGTCTCCACCGTCGACGCGCTGTTCGTGATCCCCTTCGACGGGGGAAAGGCGGAGAAGATCTCAGCCCGCGGCACCGGCACCGACGTCGCCAAACCGGCCCAGGTCCAAGGCTGTGCCTACGGGGCATGGGGCGGGTCGAAGCGATATGTCCGTGCGTGCGAGGGCCAGGAGGCCGTGGCCGAGACCATCCCGGAGGCGGAGAGCTCAGCGGATCTCGTGCTGCGCGTGAACCAGGATCTGGTGGTGCTGAACGATCAGAAGTTCGGCCTGTCCTGGGAGATCATGGACAGCATGCAGCTGGTGGACAACTGGGTGATCTCCCAGGACATCCAGACCAGCACGTCGCAGGAGAAGGAGAAGGAGACCCTCACCACCACGATCACGAACATCGCCGCCGAGCGCGACGAGGAGAACCGCAAGCCCACGGCGAACGATGACACCTTCGGTGTCCGCCCGGGCAAGAGCATCGTCCTGCCGGTGACGAAGAACGACACGGATCCGGACGGCGACATCCTCACCGCCACTGTGCAGGGTGACCAGCCGAGCATCGGCACGGTCACGCCCATCCGGGGCGGAACCCAGCTCCAGATCGAGGTCGCCGAGGACGCCACCGGCACCGCGACATTCACGTACCAGGCCGATGACGGCCGCGGCGGCAAGGACACCGCAGTGGTGACGCTGGAGGTCAGGGCCGAGGGTGAGAACTCGCCGCCGGAGCCCGGCCAGGAGACGATCACGAAGGTGCAGGTCCGCTCGGGTGAGGAGATCAGCTTCAACATCCTCCCGTATTGGGAGGATCCCGACGGCGATGCCTTCTACCTCGCCAACGCCACCGTCCCGCCCGAGGACCTGGTCACCTTCCGCCCCGACGGACTGATCACCTTCAACGATGCCGGCCTGGCCCCGGGCACGAAGCAGGTGCAGCTCACCTTCCGCGATGAGAACGGCGACACCGGAGAGGGCGTCGTCGAGATCGAGTCCGTGACCGAGACCGACCTCGCCCCGATCACCACCGCAGACCACGCCAGCTTCGTCGCCGGCCGCAGCAGCACTATCAAGCCGCTGGTCAACGACCTCAACCCCAACGGCGGCAGCCTCGAACTCCTCAGCGTGAGCGATGCCGAGGGTCTCGATGTCGAGCCCTCCCTGGAGGCCGGGACCATCGAGGTCACCGGACGTGAACCGGGGACGTACTACCTGGAGTACACCGTCGCCGGCAGCGGCGCGAGCACGGCCTCGCTGGGACTGGTGCGGGTGGACATCGAAGAGCCTACGACGGACGATCTGAAGCCGGTCGCGGTCGACGACATGGGGACCGTCACCACGGGGTCCGACACGCTGCTGGATCCCCTGGAGAACGATGTGGACCCGACCGGGGGCGTCCTCGTGGTGAACTCGATCGAGCTGCCTGCCGACAGCGGTCTCAAGGCGACGGTCGTGAACCATCACCTCGTCAGGGTCGAGGCGACGCCGGGAGCGACCGTCTCGGAAGAACCGGTGCCGGTGACCTACGAGGTCGCGAATTCCACGGGCACCGCCACCGGCACGATCCGGGTGATGGTCGCAAGCACCGATACCCAGTTCGCGAATCCCGAGGCGGTGCCGGATCGTGCCGTGGTCCGTGCCGGCGACATGGTGAACATCGACGTCATCGCCAACGACATCTCGCCGACCGACTCCGAGCTCCACCTCGGCACCGAGATGGACACCTCCCGCGCCGACGACCTCGGCCATGCGGAGCCGAACCAGGACCAGATCAGGTTCCGCGCCGACGACGACGCCAGCGGCGAAGCCGTCGTGCAGTACCAGGTGGTCGATGAGACCGGCCGCACCGGCTCCGCCCTGGCCTACATCACGATCGTGCCGAGGGATGTCGAGAACACGGCGCCCCAGCCGAAGAACCTGACCGCCCGCACGGTTGCCGGGACGCCGGTGCGGATCCCCGTGACGACCACGGGAATCGACCCGGACGGCGACTCGGTGATGCTCACCGGGATCACCAGTCCGATGCCTGAGCTGGGCGAGATCGTCTCCGCGAACGGCGAATGGATCGAATACCTCCCCTACGAGGACTCCCGCGGCACGGATCAGTTCCGCTACCAGGTGATGGATCGCTTCGGTGCGATCGGCACCGCCGAGGTGCTGGTCGGCGTGGCCGCGCCGAACGATGTGAACCAGGCGCCCTACGCCGTCGACGACATCGTGGAGGTGCGCCCGGATCGTGAGGTGCAGATCCCGGTGCTCGACAACGACACCGATCCCGAAGGGGACCGCCTCGCGGTGGTGCGGGACGACGTCGAGGCGATGACCGAGATCGAGGAGATCCCCCGGCGGAGGGCGAGGACGACGGGAACCTGA
- a CDS encoding DUF58 domain-containing protein, with amino-acid sequence MSPETSLPTDTADARAAKAAAKKRRGAARADARATSRRRRLKARQDRAAGGSTSSVPGAASGQGAVTEGASSTGLAGLRDRAVELWLRRIHPVLDVVSPIGWAVVGVTAVCWFAGLTLHITELNVIAFALTVPLVIAALFVLGKASYRVTLDLQTHRVVVGTRAVGRVEVANPTQRVILPSRIELAVGSATAQFMVPKLAADAAHEELFAVPTKRRAVLVVGPVRSVRDDPLSLMRRQVTWAKAQELFVHPRTVRLDEAASGFLRDLEGTPSSDLSSSDIAFHALRDYAPGDDRRHVHWRTTARTGKLMVRQFEETRRSHVVVALDNLAEHYASDDEFELAVSTAASIAGQTFREEKELTPFSLDQRQSTRTLRQMMDDYTVLDQLKERISFHELGQKAADLAPNASAVMMVVGSHTTARELNSAANQLPIGVMAVAIRCVDDADVTRSAIGGLDVVTLGSLDSLAKALRAVGR; translated from the coding sequence ATGAGTCCTGAGACATCCCTGCCCACCGATACCGCCGATGCCAGGGCGGCGAAGGCAGCGGCCAAGAAGCGTCGGGGCGCTGCCAGGGCGGATGCCCGGGCGACCTCCCGCCGACGGCGCCTCAAGGCGCGGCAGGACCGGGCGGCCGGTGGCAGCACCTCCTCCGTTCCCGGTGCAGCGAGCGGCCAGGGCGCGGTGACCGAGGGCGCCTCCAGCACCGGACTCGCCGGCCTGCGGGATCGCGCGGTCGAGCTGTGGCTGCGGCGCATCCACCCCGTGCTCGATGTGGTCTCGCCCATCGGCTGGGCGGTCGTCGGCGTCACCGCCGTCTGCTGGTTCGCCGGCCTGACCCTGCACATCACCGAGCTGAACGTGATCGCGTTCGCACTCACCGTGCCGCTGGTGATCGCCGCGCTGTTCGTGCTGGGCAAGGCGTCCTACAGGGTCACCCTGGATCTGCAGACCCATCGCGTGGTGGTGGGCACCCGCGCTGTCGGCCGGGTCGAGGTCGCCAACCCCACCCAGCGAGTCATCCTGCCCTCGCGCATCGAGCTCGCCGTCGGCTCCGCGACCGCGCAGTTCATGGTGCCGAAACTGGCGGCGGACGCCGCGCACGAGGAGCTGTTCGCCGTGCCCACCAAGCGCCGTGCCGTCCTCGTCGTCGGTCCGGTGCGCTCGGTCCGCGACGACCCGCTGTCGCTGATGCGACGTCAGGTCACCTGGGCGAAGGCGCAGGAGCTGTTCGTCCACCCCCGCACCGTGCGACTCGACGAGGCCGCCAGCGGCTTCCTGCGCGACCTCGAGGGCACCCCCTCCTCGGACCTCTCCAGCTCCGACATCGCCTTCCATGCCCTGCGCGACTACGCTCCCGGCGACGACCGCCGCCATGTCCACTGGCGCACCACCGCCCGCACCGGCAAGCTCATGGTGCGACAGTTCGAGGAGACCCGGCGTTCCCATGTGGTGGTCGCGCTGGACAACCTCGCCGAGCACTACGCCAGCGACGACGAGTTCGAGCTGGCGGTCTCCACCGCGGCTTCGATAGCAGGACAGACCTTCCGCGAGGAGAAGGAGCTGACGCCCTTCTCCCTCGATCAGCGCCAGAGCACCCGCACTCTGCGACAGATGATGGATGACTACACCGTGCTCGACCAGCTCAAGGAGCGGATCTCCTTCCACGAGCTCGGGCAGAAGGCGGCAGACCTCGCGCCCAACGCGTCGGCGGTGATGATGGTCGTCGGCTCGCACACCACGGCGCGGGAGCTGAATTCCGCCGCCAATCAGCTGCCGATCGGGGTGATGGCGGTAGCAATCCGCTGCGTCGATGACGCCGACGTGACCCGGTCCGCGATCGGCGGGCTCGACGTGGTGACCCTCGGATCGCTCGATTCCCTGGCCAAGGCGCTGCGGGCGGTGGGTCGATGA
- a CDS encoding AAA family ATPase codes for MSMTPEQAHWFAETFDKLVQSVGQAVLGKNEVVRLVLTSMMAPGHVLLEDAPGTGKTSLARSIAATVQGTSTRIQFTPDLLPSDVTGVTIYDQNTKSFEFHKGPVFANVVLADEINRASPKTQSAMLEVMEEGRVTVDGVTHEVGNPFMVIATQNPIEQAGTYRLPEAQLDRFLMKTSIGYPDHASSVQILQGSALRDRSSQLTPRISLQAVNDMTQLAATVHVDPAVLEYVSRLMEETRLAPEVRVGVSIRGALALMRAVKVWAAVCGRHYVIPDDVKHLIEPVWLHRFVLDPEAEFAGTTAKSVMTKILSEVAPPQARQQSA; via the coding sequence ATGAGCATGACCCCCGAACAGGCACACTGGTTCGCCGAGACCTTCGACAAGCTCGTCCAGAGCGTCGGCCAGGCGGTCCTGGGCAAGAACGAGGTGGTCCGCCTGGTGCTGACCTCAATGATGGCCCCCGGCCACGTGCTGCTCGAGGACGCCCCCGGCACCGGCAAGACGTCCCTGGCCCGCTCGATCGCCGCGACTGTCCAGGGCACCAGCACGCGCATCCAGTTCACGCCGGACCTGTTGCCCTCCGATGTCACCGGTGTGACCATCTATGACCAGAACACCAAGTCGTTCGAGTTCCACAAGGGCCCGGTCTTCGCCAATGTCGTGCTCGCCGATGAGATCAACCGCGCCTCGCCGAAGACGCAGTCCGCGATGCTCGAGGTGATGGAGGAAGGGCGCGTCACCGTCGATGGCGTCACCCACGAGGTCGGCAACCCCTTCATGGTGATCGCCACCCAGAACCCGATCGAGCAGGCCGGCACCTACCGGCTCCCCGAGGCGCAGCTGGACCGCTTCTTGATGAAGACCTCGATCGGCTACCCCGATCATGCCTCGAGCGTGCAGATCCTCCAGGGCTCCGCGCTGCGTGACCGCAGCTCGCAGCTCACCCCGCGCATCTCCCTCCAGGCCGTCAACGACATGACCCAGCTGGCCGCGACCGTGCACGTGGACCCCGCGGTGCTGGAGTACGTCTCCCGGCTGATGGAGGAGACCAGACTGGCACCCGAGGTGCGGGTCGGGGTGTCCATCCGAGGAGCCCTGGCCCTGATGCGCGCGGTGAAGGTGTGGGCTGCCGTCTGCGGGCGCCACTACGTCATCCCCGATGACGTCAAGCACCTCATCGAGCCGGTCTGGCTGCACCGTTTCGTGCTCGACCCCGAAGCAGAATTCGCGGGCACCACGGCCAAGAGCGTGATGACCAAGATCCTCAGCGAGGTGGCGCCGCCCCAGGCGCGACAGCAGTCGGCATGA